From bacterium, one genomic window encodes:
- a CDS encoding DUF4398 domain-containing protein — protein MIFAFFAIGCAAAGIRAELSAATDRVAEARRVHGDYLAVGEYEAALAYLDAARQQYRRSDYDRAREYARKATERADAAIGIASAANHDTNARRNSGAEPVESDE, from the coding sequence GTGATCTTCGCGTTTTTTGCGATCGGTTGCGCGGCTGCGGGCATTCGCGCCGAACTTTCCGCCGCAACCGATCGCGTCGCGGAAGCCCGCCGCGTGCATGGCGACTATCTTGCGGTCGGCGAATACGAGGCTGCGCTCGCCTATCTGGATGCGGCGCGGCAGCAATATCGCCGGTCGGATTACGACCGGGCCCGCGAATACGCCCGCAAGGCGACCGAACGGGCGGATGCGGCGATCGGGATTGCATCGGCGGCGAATCATGATACAAATGCGCGCCGAAATTCGGGCGCGGAACCTGTGGAGTCCGACGAATGA